The following proteins are co-located in the Prionailurus viverrinus isolate Anna chromosome A1, UM_Priviv_1.0, whole genome shotgun sequence genome:
- the ISL1 gene encoding insulin gene enhancer protein ISL-1, with the protein MGDMGDPPKKKRLISLCVGCGNQIHDQYILRVSPDLEWHAACLKCAECNQYLDESCTCFVRDGKTYCKRDYIRLYGIKCAKCSIGFSKNDFVMRARSKVYHIECFRCVACSRQLIPGDEFALREDGLFCRADHDVVERASLGAGDPLSPLHPARPLQMAAEPISARQPALRPHVHKQPEKTTRVRTVLNEKQLHTLRTCYAANPRPDALMKEQLVEMTGLSPRVIRVWFQNKRCKDKKRSIMMKQLQQQQPNDKTNIQGMTGTPMVAASPERHDGGLQANPVEVQSYQPPWKVLSDFALQSDIDQPAFQQLVNFSEGGPGSNSTGSEVASMSSQLPDTPNSMVASPIEA; encoded by the exons ATGGGAGACATGGGCGATCCACCAAAAA aaaaacgTCTGATTTCCCTATGTGTTGGTTGCGGCAATCAAATTCACGATCAGTATATTCTGAGGGTTTCTCCGGATTTGGAATGGCATGCGGCATGTTTGAAATGTGCAGAGTGTAATCAGTATTTGGACGAGAGCTGTACCTGCTTTGTTAGAGATGGGAAAACCTACTGTAAAAGGGATTATATCAG GTTGTACGGGATCAAATGCGCCAAGTGCAGCATTGGCTTCAGCAAGAACGACTTCGTGATGCGCGCCCGCTCCAAGGTGTACCACATCGAGTGTTTCCGCTGCGTGGCTTGCAGCCGTCAGCTCATCCCTGGGGATGAGTTCGCGCTTCGGGAGGACGGGCTCTTCTGCCGTGCAGACCACGACGTGGTGGAGAGGGCCAGCCTGGGCGCCGGTGATCCGCTCAGCCCTCTGCACCCGGCGCGGCCGCTGCAAATGGCAG CCGAGCCCATCTCTGCCCGGCAGCCGGCCCTGCGGCCCCATGTGCACAAGCAGCCCGAGAAGACCACCCGCGTTCGGACTGTGCTGAACGAGAAGCAGCTGCACACCTTGCGGACCTGCTATGCCGCCAACCCCCGGCCAGACGCGCTCATGAAGGAGCAACTGGTGGAGATGACAGGCCTCAGTCCCCGCGTGATCCGGGTCTGGTTTCAAAACAAGCGGTGCAAGGACAAGAAGCGGAGCATCATGATGAAGCagctccagcagcagcagcccaaTGACAAAACT AATATCCAGGGGATGACAGGAACTCCCATGGTGGCTGCCAGTCCAGAGAGACACGATGGTGGCTTACAGGCAAACCCAGTGGAGGTGCAAAGTTACCAGCCGCCTTGGAAAGTACTGAGTGACTTCGCCTTGCAGAGTGACATAGATCAGCCTGCTTTTCAGCAACTG GTGAATTTTTCAGAAGGAGGACCGGGCTCTAATTCCACTGGCAGTGAAGTGGCGTCGATGTCCTCTCAGCTCCCAGATACACCTAACAGCATGGTAGCCAGTCCTATTGAGGCATGA